Proteins encoded in a region of the Malaciobacter mytili LMG 24559 genome:
- a CDS encoding YkgJ family cysteine cluster protein, whose translation MKSFKKVENETIYFSSCENCEAQCCSGKMGSLYAQIILEDFEKCSKYFPILFMFGELGYLKPVILLSNGKDFCKYIKDLKCSIYENRPSICRNYPLSAHLDNHIYLDTTCPALGDKGKIVFKNGILNKDFNTYKFEEYQENYIKTHFNFENFNKKENLTKAITLKAIDFYKFKEDFNNKFIKLHLQSLKNLDSYYL comes from the coding sequence ATGAAGTCTTTTAAAAAAGTTGAAAATGAAACTATATATTTTAGTTCTTGTGAAAATTGTGAAGCCCAGTGCTGTAGTGGTAAAATGGGAAGCTTATATGCACAAATTATTTTAGAAGATTTTGAAAAATGTAGTAAATATTTTCCTATTTTATTTATGTTTGGAGAGCTAGGATACTTAAAGCCTGTGATTTTATTATCAAATGGAAAAGATTTTTGTAAATATATAAAAGATTTAAAATGCTCAATTTATGAAAATAGACCCTCAATATGTAGAAACTATCCTTTAAGTGCCCACTTAGATAATCATATTTATTTAGATACTACTTGTCCTGCATTAGGAGATAAGGGTAAAATAGTTTTTAAAAATGGTATTTTAAATAAGGATTTCAATACTTATAAATTTGAAGAATATCAAGAAAACTATATAAAAACACACTTTAATTTTGAAAACTTTAATAAAAAAGAAAACTTAACTAAAGCTATAACTTTAAAAGCAATAGATTTTTATAAATTTAAAGAGGATTTTAATAACAAATTTATAAAGTTACATCTTCAATCTTTAAAAAATTTAGATAGTTACTACTTATAA
- a CDS encoding 50S ribosomal protein L11 methyltransferase, producing the protein MSEYYYELTINPQNNYELFLELLSALTNEAIEECEDGTLIARSEEDLSDVEFGILEFAKRLNINCTTTCIKKENQDWIENYKKSVKSVEVGSFFIRPSWEEKKEDKIDIIIDPALSFGSGHHETTSSCILAIDQFVKKDNEVLDVGCGSGILSIAAAKLGCGVDICDTDEVCINDTIENFKLNNATFNNSWIGSANKATKQYDVVIANIVADVLVMIHKDLKKCLKDGGILIVSGILDKHLDRVLSKFKDLKELEVIHKNEWVTVVFSK; encoded by the coding sequence TTGTCTGAATATTATTATGAATTAACAATTAATCCCCAAAATAATTATGAACTATTTTTAGAACTATTATCAGCTTTAACAAATGAAGCTATTGAAGAGTGTGAAGATGGCACTTTAATAGCAAGAAGTGAAGAGGATTTAAGTGATGTTGAATTTGGTATTTTAGAATTTGCTAAAAGATTAAATATAAACTGCACTACTACTTGTATAAAAAAAGAAAATCAAGACTGGATTGAAAATTATAAAAAAAGTGTAAAATCAGTAGAGGTTGGAAGCTTTTTTATTAGACCTTCATGGGAAGAAAAAAAAGAAGATAAAATTGATATTATTATTGATCCTGCTTTATCTTTTGGTTCTGGTCACCATGAAACAACTTCTTCTTGTATATTAGCAATTGATCAATTTGTAAAAAAAGATAATGAAGTTCTAGATGTTGGGTGTGGAAGTGGTATTTTATCAATAGCTGCTGCTAAACTTGGTTGTGGTGTTGATATTTGTGATACAGACGAAGTTTGTATAAATGATACAATAGAAAATTTTAAATTAAATAATGCTACTTTTAATAATAGCTGGATTGGCTCAGCAAATAAAGCAACAAAACAGTATGATGTGGTAATTGCAAATATTGTTGCTGATGTTTTAGTAATGATTCATAAAGATTTAAAAAAATGCTTAAAAGATGGTGGTATTTTAATAGTATCAGGAATTTTAGATAAACATCTTGATAGGGTATTATCAAAATTTAAAGATTTAAAAGAGTTGGAAGTTATTCATAAAAATGAATGGGTAACTGTAGTATTCTCTAAATAA
- the metK gene encoding methionine adenosyltransferase, protein MENKKQTQYLFTSEVVSPGHPDKCADIIADSIVDKLLIEDSNSRVASEVFVAGKHVVIGGEVKSTCQLTQTDYEKLVKDALAKIGYDGNASFTKEQCLHPDDVKVQVLLNQQSPDINQGVDQESGEIGAGDQGIMFGFASTETADLMPAAITYARMLCDKVYNYALNHKHKLGVDIKTQVTVDYGTKENFENCKPQKIHTIVVSAPSVEGMPIEEVRELIQGLIDDTGLPTNMYDKNSTIIHINPTGRYVSHSSLHDSGLTGRKLIVDSFGGYAPIGGGAQSSKDYTKVDRSGLYAARWVAKQIVAAGLAKKAIVQISYAIGVAKPTSVAVDTMGTFTKIDDDKLSEFVMENFPLTPRWITEKFGLDKPSAETFLYADVASRGQVGQSDYPWEKLDAVEIFKNLK, encoded by the coding sequence ATGGAAAACAAAAAACAGACACAATATTTATTCACTTCAGAAGTTGTAAGTCCAGGACACCCTGATAAGTGTGCTGATATAATTGCAGATAGTATAGTTGATAAATTATTAATAGAAGATAGCAATAGTAGAGTTGCTTCAGAGGTATTTGTTGCAGGTAAGCATGTAGTAATTGGTGGTGAAGTTAAATCAACTTGCCAATTAACACAAACTGATTATGAAAAATTAGTTAAAGACGCCCTTGCAAAAATTGGTTATGATGGAAATGCATCATTTACAAAAGAACAATGTTTACATCCAGATGATGTGAAAGTTCAAGTGCTTTTAAATCAACAAAGTCCTGATATTAATCAAGGTGTTGATCAAGAATCTGGAGAGATTGGAGCAGGTGACCAAGGAATTATGTTTGGTTTTGCCTCAACTGAAACAGCAGATTTAATGCCAGCAGCAATAACTTATGCTAGAATGTTATGTGATAAAGTGTATAATTATGCTTTAAATCATAAACATAAACTTGGTGTTGATATTAAAACACAAGTTACTGTTGATTATGGTACAAAAGAGAATTTTGAAAATTGTAAACCACAAAAAATTCATACTATAGTTGTAAGTGCACCTTCTGTTGAAGGTATGCCAATTGAAGAAGTAAGAGAGTTAATTCAAGGTTTAATTGATGATACTGGACTTCCTACAAATATGTATGATAAAAATAGTACAATTATTCATATTAACCCAACAGGAAGATATGTATCTCACTCATCATTACATGATAGTGGATTAACAGGAAGAAAACTTATTGTTGATTCATTTGGTGGATATGCACCTATTGGTGGTGGAGCACAAAGTTCAAAAGATTATACAAAAGTTGATAGAAGTGGTTTATATGCTGCTAGATGGGTTGCAAAACAAATTGTTGCAGCAGGACTTGCAAAAAAAGCAATTGTACAAATTTCTTATGCAATTGGAGTTGCAAAGCCAACATCTGTAGCTGTTGATACAATGGGAACATTTACAAAAATTGATGATGATAAATTATCTGAATTTGTAATGGAAAATTTCCCTTTAACACCAAGATGGATTACTGAAAAATTTGGATTAGATAAACCTTCTGCTGAAACATTTTTATATGCAGATGTGGCAAGTAGAGGACAAGTTGGACAAAGTGATTATCCTTGGGAAAAACTTGACGCAGTAGAAATATTTAAAAATTTAAAATAA
- a CDS encoding GNAT family N-acetyltransferase, whose product MKAKFLNNKIYIKDEDKAYLNANIIDENTIFIELLKVEYKYRNKKVASNMMEKSIEYLKTKGFKQIYLNALPLDSFSPPLEKLKTFYKKFDFNEIQSLDNSNANLMLKVI is encoded by the coding sequence TTGAAAGCAAAATTTTTAAATAATAAAATTTATATAAAAGATGAAGATAAAGCCTATTTAAATGCAAATATTATTGATGAAAATACTATTTTTATTGAATTATTGAAAGTTGAATATAAATATAGAAATAAAAAAGTAGCTTCAAATATGATGGAAAAATCTATTGAATATTTAAAAACAAAAGGCTTTAAACAAATCTATTTAAATGCTCTTCCTTTGGACTCTTTTTCTCCACCTTTAGAGAAATTAAAAACTTTTTATAAAAAATTTGATTTTAATGAAATTCAATCTTTAGATAACTCAAATGCAAATCTTATGCTAAAAGTAATT
- the glmS gene encoding glutamine--fructose-6-phosphate transaminase (isomerizing), whose translation MCGIVGYIGKKKTTKVLLDGLKELEYRGYDSAGVALLDCENIEVYKALGKLENLKEKTKNILENDYNLGIGHTRWATHGKPTELNAHPHLGEYSYVVHNGIIENYKELKDDLIKKGHKFISQTDTEVIVHLFENINNKINDTTQAFKDTISQLEGAFSILLITKANPDKIYFFKHGSPLIVAKGNEEKEVLFASSDAPLIGLAKKVVYLEDKVGGVASAENIEFFTDEFSWSTLPESKQFAQKNGFRFFMEKEIYEQSDVVSDCMLGRIQDNTVTFDEIEPSIIEGINEIKICACGTSYHAGMTSSYFFERLSKIKCHVEIASEFRYKEPLLSKDTLFIVISQSGETADTLEALKMAKKAGLKTLVICNVDNSSMTRLADFTILTRAGIEKGVASTKAFSTQTIVLWLLSLYFAKIRNSISSEKMQKELLALREVPKALIISDKIHEKTKRLSKRYLHGHGFFFIGRDVFYPLALEGALKLKEISYLHAEGYPAGEMKHGPIALADPELFTIALMPKNLLYDKVKSNVEELSARDSTICSISPLDFELSDDFIKINETEHYMLEFFEMLVVLQLLSMEISIRLGNDVDMPRNLAKSVTVE comes from the coding sequence ATGTGCGGAATTGTTGGTTATATTGGTAAAAAGAAAACAACAAAAGTTTTATTAGATGGACTAAAAGAACTTGAGTATAGAGGGTATGACTCTGCTGGAGTTGCCTTATTAGACTGTGAAAATATAGAAGTTTATAAAGCTTTAGGAAAATTAGAAAATCTTAAAGAAAAAACTAAAAATATTTTAGAAAATGATTATAATCTTGGTATTGGACATACTAGATGGGCAACACATGGGAAACCAACTGAATTAAATGCACACCCACATTTAGGAGAATATTCTTATGTGGTTCACAATGGAATTATTGAAAACTATAAAGAATTAAAAGATGACTTGATAAAAAAAGGACATAAATTTATCTCTCAAACTGATACAGAGGTAATAGTTCACTTATTTGAAAATATTAATAATAAAATCAATGATACAACACAAGCTTTTAAAGATACAATTTCACAATTAGAAGGAGCTTTTTCTATTCTTCTAATTACAAAAGCAAATCCAGATAAAATCTACTTTTTTAAACATGGAAGCCCCTTAATTGTTGCTAAAGGAAATGAAGAAAAAGAAGTTTTATTTGCTTCTTCAGATGCTCCACTTATAGGTTTAGCTAAAAAAGTAGTTTATCTTGAAGATAAAGTTGGTGGAGTTGCTAGTGCTGAAAATATAGAGTTTTTTACAGATGAATTTTCTTGGAGCACTTTACCTGAATCTAAACAGTTTGCTCAAAAAAATGGTTTTAGATTTTTTATGGAAAAAGAAATTTATGAGCAAAGTGATGTTGTAAGTGATTGTATGCTTGGAAGAATCCAAGATAATACTGTAACTTTTGATGAAATTGAGCCTTCTATTATTGAAGGTATAAATGAGATAAAAATTTGTGCTTGTGGTACAAGTTACCATGCAGGGATGACATCTTCTTACTTTTTTGAAAGATTAAGTAAAATTAAATGTCATGTGGAAATTGCTAGTGAGTTTAGATATAAAGAGCCTTTATTATCAAAAGATACGCTTTTTATAGTAATTTCTCAAAGTGGTGAAACAGCTGATACCTTAGAAGCACTTAAAATGGCTAAAAAAGCAGGTTTAAAAACTTTAGTTATTTGTAATGTTGATAACTCTTCTATGACTAGACTTGCTGATTTTACTATTTTAACAAGAGCAGGTATTGAAAAAGGTGTTGCTTCAACAAAAGCTTTTTCAACTCAAACTATTGTTTTATGGCTATTATCATTATATTTTGCAAAAATTAGAAATAGTATTTCAAGTGAAAAGATGCAAAAAGAATTATTAGCTTTAAGAGAAGTTCCTAAAGCTTTAATAATTAGTGATAAAATTCATGAAAAAACTAAAAGATTATCTAAAAGGTACCTACATGGTCATGGCTTCTTCTTTATTGGAAGGGATGTTTTTTATCCTTTAGCTTTAGAAGGAGCTTTAAAGCTTAAAGAGATTTCATATTTACATGCGGAAGGTTATCCCGCAGGTGAGATGAAGCATGGTCCAATTGCTTTAGCTGATCCAGAGCTATTTACAATTGCACTTATGCCAAAAAATCTTCTTTATGATAAAGTTAAATCAAATGTTGAAGAATTAAGTGCTAGAGATAGTACAATTTGCTCAATATCTCCACTTGACTTTGAATTAAGTGATGATTTTATAAAAATAAATGAAACAGAACATTATATGTTAGAATTTTTTGAAATGTTAGTTGTATTACAACTTTTATCAATGGAAATATCTATTAGATTAGGAAATGATGTTGATATGCCGAGGAATTTAGCAAAATCTGTTACTGTTGAGTAG
- a CDS encoding inositol monophosphatase family protein, with protein sequence MKKELIKIIKEAAKILKEGYYKNKKVSFKAKKDLVTKYDVAVEEYLKREFSKTFKEFNIIAEESDNSNLEFNNSIIIDPIDGTTNFVNGVPHTAISVGVYKNKKPFIGVVYNPILDELYYAKVGKGAYLNGKKIKVSTQKEFQKALISTGFPYTSGTNKKDLNLVVTQIKSILPACQDIRRLGSASLDLCYVAKGVYEGYYEMNLKAWDVSAGIIILTEAGGKVSNEKAEEYTLFKDKYIVATNGKIHKKLLKHF encoded by the coding sequence ATGAAAAAAGAGTTAATTAAAATAATAAAAGAAGCAGCAAAGATATTAAAAGAGGGATACTATAAAAATAAAAAAGTATCTTTTAAAGCAAAAAAAGATTTAGTTACAAAATATGATGTTGCTGTTGAAGAGTATTTAAAAAGAGAATTTTCAAAAACTTTTAAAGAGTTTAATATAATAGCAGAAGAGTCTGATAATAGTAATTTAGAATTTAATAATTCAATTATTATAGACCCTATTGATGGAACTACAAATTTTGTAAATGGTGTACCTCATACTGCAATATCAGTTGGAGTTTATAAAAATAAAAAGCCTTTTATAGGTGTGGTATATAATCCAATTTTAGATGAGTTATATTATGCAAAAGTTGGAAAAGGTGCATATTTAAATGGAAAAAAGATAAAGGTTTCAACACAAAAAGAGTTTCAAAAAGCTTTAATTTCTACAGGTTTTCCTTATACAAGTGGAACTAATAAAAAAGATTTAAATTTAGTGGTGACACAAATTAAGTCAATTCTTCCTGCTTGTCAAGATATAAGACGACTAGGTTCAGCTTCTTTGGATTTATGTTATGTGGCAAAAGGTGTGTATGAAGGTTATTATGAAATGAATTTAAAAGCTTGGGATGTAAGTGCTGGAATAATTATTCTAACAGAAGCTGGTGGAAAAGTAAGTAATGAAAAAGCAGAAGAATATACTTTATTTAAAGATAAATATATAGTTGCTACAAATGGAAAAATTCATAAAAAATTATTAAAGCATTTTTAG
- the accD gene encoding acetyl-CoA carboxylase, carboxyltransferase subunit beta produces the protein MDLKNLFSKISFDRKKEQPSMKDAPSHWIKCPECNALMFFKEVENQENICPKCNFHMRIGAKRRIEILADKDSFVEYDADLRPVDPLNFVDKKSYKKKIEEAESKTGRTSAVISGECTINSKPVQIVVFDFAFMGGSLGSVEGEKIVRAVNRAMEKHQGLIIISASGGARMQESTFSLMQMAKTSAALKKMDALGLPYISVLTDPTMGGVSASFAFLGDIIIAEPGALIGFAGQRVIKQTIGADLPEGFQRAEFLLEKGSIDMVVNRTKLKQTLGDLLTMFYKNDQVS, from the coding sequence ATGGATTTAAAGAACTTATTTAGCAAAATATCATTTGATAGAAAAAAAGAGCAACCCTCAATGAAAGATGCTCCTTCACACTGGATTAAATGTCCAGAATGTAATGCTTTAATGTTTTTTAAAGAGGTAGAGAATCAAGAAAATATTTGCCCAAAATGTAATTTTCATATGAGAATTGGTGCGAAAAGAAGAATAGAAATTCTAGCAGATAAGGACTCTTTTGTAGAATATGATGCTGATTTAAGGCCTGTAGATCCATTAAACTTTGTTGATAAAAAATCTTATAAAAAGAAGATTGAGGAAGCTGAAAGTAAAACAGGTAGAACTTCTGCTGTTATAAGTGGAGAATGTACAATTAACTCAAAACCAGTTCAAATTGTAGTATTTGATTTTGCTTTTATGGGTGGAAGTTTAGGTTCTGTTGAAGGTGAAAAAATTGTAAGAGCTGTAAATAGAGCTATGGAAAAGCATCAAGGATTAATTATTATTTCTGCTTCTGGTGGAGCTAGAATGCAAGAATCAACTTTTTCTTTAATGCAAATGGCAAAAACATCAGCAGCCCTTAAAAAAATGGATGCTTTAGGACTTCCATATATCTCAGTTTTAACTGACCCTACTATGGGAGGAGTATCTGCTTCTTTTGCTTTCTTAGGTGATATAATTATTGCAGAACCTGGAGCACTTATAGGATTTGCTGGACAAAGAGTTATTAAACAAACTATTGGTGCAGATTTACCAGAAGGATTCCAAAGAGCTGAATTCTTACTTGAAAAAGGTTCAATTGATATGGTTGTTAATAGAACAAAATTAAAACAAACACTTGGTGATTTATTAACTATGTTCTATAAAAACGACCAAGTTAGCTAA
- a CDS encoding thiamine phosphate synthase, whose protein sequence is MKTKLKELLSLKDSFNNLYALCDFQTLQNKNISLDDFIQICIKKNAKIVQYRDKINSDSIQIQNLKYLKTKLDIPIIINDKIDLIQYADGLHLGQEDFLKFHTNKKIAIKLIRTKIKDKLLGLSTHNEVEILESNELDLDMIGLGAYKGTNTKDVSTILGDKISYLAKISKHPVCAIGGVKCEDKISNVRFNVVGSALYED, encoded by the coding sequence ATGAAAACTAAATTAAAAGAGCTTTTATCTTTAAAAGACTCTTTTAATAACTTATATGCATTATGTGATTTTCAAACTCTTCAAAATAAAAATATAAGCTTAGATGATTTTATACAAATTTGTATAAAGAAAAATGCAAAAATTGTGCAATATAGAGATAAAATAAATAGTGATTCTATTCAAATACAAAACCTTAAATATTTAAAAACTAAGTTAGATATACCAATTATTATAAATGATAAAATTGATTTAATACAGTATGCAGATGGTTTACACTTAGGACAAGAAGATTTTTTAAAATTTCATACAAATAAAAAAATAGCTATAAAATTAATAAGAACAAAAATAAAAGATAAACTTTTAGGTTTATCAACTCATAATGAAGTTGAAATACTTGAATCAAATGAACTTGATTTGGATATGATAGGGCTTGGTGCATATAAAGGAACAAATACAAAAGATGTTTCCACTATTTTAGGAGATAAAATTTCATATTTAGCAAAAATTTCAAAACATCCTGTTTGTGCCATAGGTGGCGTTAAGTGTGAAGATAAAATTAGTAATGTAAGATTTAATGTGGTAGGAAGTGCTTTATATGAAGATTAA
- the dksA gene encoding RNA polymerase-binding protein DksA — translation MANAKQIEELKEALVVRKALITKNIEGSRESIDSLKNSECKDDYDFAEVSSDSFKEGIIANQQIKELKEIEDALKRIEKGKYGICEMCDESIAIGRLRAKPFAKFCTPCREIYEVEQQ, via the coding sequence GTGGCTAACGCAAAACAAATTGAAGAATTAAAAGAGGCTTTAGTTGTAAGAAAAGCACTTATTACAAAAAATATTGAGGGTAGTAGAGAGAGTATTGATTCTTTAAAAAATTCTGAGTGCAAAGATGATTATGATTTTGCAGAGGTTTCAAGTGATAGTTTTAAAGAAGGGATTATCGCTAATCAACAAATTAAAGAGTTAAAAGAGATTGAAGACGCCTTAAAAAGAATAGAAAAAGGTAAATATGGTATTTGTGAAATGTGTGATGAGTCTATTGCTATAGGAAGACTTAGAGCAAAACCTTTCGCAAAGTTTTGTACACCTTGTAGAGAAATATATGAGGTAGAACAACAATAA
- a CDS encoding 23S rRNA (pseudouridine(1915)-N(3))-methyltransferase RlmH: MKINVYSIMKPSNDEFETLAKEFIKMSSKYAKVEMHYIFNKKIAKAQTVNEIEAQKSYSETYEAFIKPTSYNIALDVLGKKVDSFKFAKYFDNSAEVNFFIGGAYGFEREFLKKCDAILSLSELTMAHKVANIVLLEQIFRGLCIKNNHPYHK, translated from the coding sequence ATGAAGATTAATGTTTATTCCATAATGAAACCTTCAAATGATGAATTTGAAACTTTAGCAAAAGAATTTATAAAAATGAGTTCAAAATATGCTAAAGTAGAGATGCACTATATTTTTAATAAAAAAATAGCTAAAGCACAAACAGTAAATGAAATAGAAGCACAAAAATCATATAGTGAGACTTATGAAGCATTTATTAAACCTACTTCTTATAATATAGCATTGGATGTTTTAGGTAAAAAAGTAGATAGCTTTAAATTTGCCAAATATTTTGATAATAGTGCAGAAGTTAATTTTTTTATTGGTGGAGCTTATGGCTTTGAGCGAGAGTTTTTAAAAAAATGTGATGCAATTTTAAGTTTAAGTGAACTAACAATGGCTCATAAAGTAGCCAATATAGTTCTATTAGAACAGATTTTTAGAGGCCTATGCATAAAAAACAATCACCCTTATCATAAATAA
- a CDS encoding tRNA dihydrouridine synthase: MEKKIDFSQPLMVLAPLAGYTDLPFRSVVKKFGADITISEMISSNALVYKSEKTLKMIEKSPSEDPYIVQIAGNKPELVRDAVLILNEIDGIDGIDLNCGCPAPKVFNHGSGSNLLGDLKKLEEILSTVKKYNKKQYTTAKVRLGVNEKIPVEIGKAVEACGVDFVSVHGRTRAGKYKAPVDYDAIKLMKESIKIPVIANGDIKDYAKAKEVLEYTKANGVMIGRGAIGKPWVFYQLKHGVEDISEEIKKEIILEHYDAVIRFHGEHGAVMFRKLLHSYSKGYRGANEFRDVVNRVSDIHIMRDLIESFF; this comes from the coding sequence ATGGAAAAAAAGATTGATTTTAGCCAACCCTTAATGGTGTTGGCTCCCCTTGCTGGATACACTGATTTACCTTTTAGAAGTGTTGTTAAAAAATTTGGTGCTGATATAACAATTTCTGAAATGATTTCTTCAAATGCTTTAGTATATAAGTCTGAAAAGACTTTAAAAATGATTGAAAAATCGCCTAGTGAAGATCCCTATATTGTTCAAATTGCTGGAAATAAACCTGAACTTGTAAGAGATGCAGTTTTAATTTTAAATGAAATAGATGGAATTGATGGGATTGATTTAAACTGTGGATGTCCTGCTCCAAAAGTTTTTAATCATGGTTCAGGTTCTAATTTACTCGGGGATTTAAAAAAACTTGAAGAGATTTTAAGTACAGTAAAAAAATATAATAAAAAGCAATATACAACTGCAAAAGTTAGGCTTGGAGTTAATGAAAAAATTCCAGTTGAAATTGGAAAGGCAGTTGAAGCTTGTGGAGTTGATTTTGTTTCTGTTCATGGAAGAACAAGAGCAGGAAAATATAAAGCTCCTGTTGATTATGATGCTATTAAATTAATGAAAGAATCTATTAAAATTCCTGTTATTGCAAATGGTGATATTAAAGACTATGCTAAAGCAAAAGAGGTTTTAGAATATACTAAAGCAAATGGAGTTATGATAGGTAGAGGTGCTATTGGTAAACCTTGGGTTTTCTATCAATTAAAACATGGGGTAGAAGATATAAGTGAAGAGATAAAAAAAGAGATTATTTTAGAACATTATGATGCTGTTATTAGATTTCATGGAGAACATGGCGCAGTTATGTTTAGAAAATTACTTCATTCTTACTCTAAAGGCTACAGAGGTGCTAATGAATTTAGAGATGTGGTTAATAGAGTTTCTGATATACATATTATGAGAGATTTAATCGAAAGCTTTTTTTAA